Proteins from a single region of Procambarus clarkii isolate CNS0578487 chromosome 62, FALCON_Pclarkii_2.0, whole genome shotgun sequence:
- the LOC138354282 gene encoding uncharacterized protein isoform X2 — translation MIEKRHKAVAYAFIIINRELEVVEKLTYMGDDPVNHFIDTLEKSWKRIKSTMPKYKISMTREHWQAYRRQTTCEMCYRPFKSDKDKHRHHDHAIEFNNYLAAYCRRCNMLCRNSYKYLYTFSHNAAYDLGVILNELSNLPNREIDIASKDGFKFMKVDIGKLRFMDSLALLNGGLEKLAKEHIKEGKPTTYTSVMLDDVPVAAHHLLKTGKQVFCYDYISSLEKLNEPALPPPEAFFNSLKHEAISETDYTQAKEVFRLAECKTIGDYLKVYLKVDTGLLCDVFTIWRKTMLELYKLDITHYVSLSSFAWDAFLFKSQVVLDSISDPYLYDVLHRNLRGGFTSVVRQHTSVQNEHTGADPSSTDKYILYLDFNGLYATCMTELLPQGGIRKLSAAECDDWLQQGL, via the coding sequence ATGATCGAGAAGCGTCACAAAGCTGTGGCATATGCTTTTATTATCATCAACAGGGAATTGGAGGTGGTAGAGAAATTAACGTATATGGGGGATGACCCTGTGAATCATTTCATAGATACTTTGGAGAAGTCATGGAAGAGAATCAAATCTACCATGCCTAAATACAAAATATCTATGACACGTGAACATTGGCAAGCTTATAGACGTCAGACCACATGTGAAATGTGTTATAGGCCATTCAAATCAGATAAAGACAAGCACCGTCATCATGATCATGCTATTGAATTTAATAATTATCTAGCAGCCTATTGCCGTAGGTGCAACATGTTGTGCAGAAATtcatataaatatttgtatacattCTCTCACAATGCAGCTTATGACCTCGGagtaattttaaatgaattgtCTAACCTCCCTAACCGTGAAATTGACATTGCCTCCAAAGATGGATTTAAGTTCATGAAAGTAGATATCGGTAAACTTCGGTTTATGGATAGTCTGGCTTTGCTAAATGGTGGGCTTGAAAAACTAGCTAAAGAACATATCAAGGAAGGTAAACCCACCACTTACACCTCAGTTATGCTAGATGACGTCCCTGTAGCTGCCCACCATTTATTAAAGACAGGCAAACAGGTATTCTGCTATGATTATATTTCATCTttggagaaattaaatgaaccggCTCTTCCTCCTCCCGAAGCCTTTTTCAATAGTTTAAAGCACGAGGCCATAAGCGAGACCGATTATACACAGGCCAAAGAAGTCTTCAGATTAGCGGAATGCAAGACCATTGGGGATTACTTGAAGGTCTATTTGAAAGTAGATACTGGactattgtgtgatgtgtttactatatggcgcaagaccatgcttgagctgtataagttAGACATTACTCACTATGTCTCGTTATCTAGTTTTGCATGGGACGCTTTCTTGTTTAAGAGTCAAGTTGTCTTGGACTCTATTTCTGATCCCTATTTGTACGATGTATTGCACAGAAATCTAAGAGGCGGATTTACCTCTGTTGTACGGCAACACACGAGTGTACAAAATGAGCATACGGGTGCTGATCCTTCTAGTACTGAtaaatatattctgtatttagATTTTAATGGCTTATACGCCACCTGTATGACAGAACTGCTTCCTCAAGGCGGGATCCGTAAATTATCTGCTGCCGAATGTGATGATTGGCTCCAACAGGGATTGTAA
- the LOC138354282 gene encoding uncharacterized protein isoform X1, which yields MVGMGAHSWMNLSLFVSMSLNVSVVPSQARGVGDQAPESACIGRPGSVAPAVLGPDLAPPLTVLTSSPSSPPSSEVGSSLQPPVVTTSSPGVAKSFVVTTAPFDPSLSRGSQRLSRPNRTRSIPSRADAYQALFGPASWAKYFDLLPLDSAPPDDFSLHRHLVDSVDACVTFNPTRLGTRVVAAPSQDAASRLAALSCLGEIPVRVSKNVQMNSSVGTILLPPHVATGVRNLQDCHDDIRHILVAQGHSVLQVDSFTRPPRGRRRQPLRFVKITFDGRTLPSSVILAGARCSVQEYIPSRLCNKCWRFGHGALRCSGPVSLCPLCGSEGHSKSECTSPQARCLNCSEAHPTFSRACVHYKLEAAVLNLKHRERLSFPEARRQVRRLPPYTNISYARVLRSSSPRPSPLPQTLNRFRALDPDTPTAPSSVPLSSFPRGPPPGPLSGVPLLSTRSVMSPVSSSSSPSDPPSHPLPRPPPILLPILFHHLSALPAACRCRRMSIALLTAVVCALVRLLLLRHWNPLPGT from the coding sequence atggtgggtatgggggcacattcgtggatgaatttgtcacttttcgtctctatgtcgttgaatgtttccgttgtaccctctcaggctcgtggggtgggcgaccaagcccccgagtcggcctgtattggaagaccaggctctgtagctcccgctgtgttgggccccgaccttgctcctcctttgaccgtcctgacttcttcccccagctcccctccctcctctgaggttgggtcgagcctccagcccccggtggtgaccacttcgtcccctggtgtggctaagtctttcgttgtgactactgcgccttttgacccctctctctctaggggttctcaacgcctttcgcgccccaaccgcactcgctcgattccttcccgtgctgatgcgtatcaggccttgtttggtccagcttcatgggccaaatactttgatctcctccctcttgattctgcgcctcctgacgatttctccctccatcggcatcttgtagattccgtggatgcgtgtgttactttcaaccccactcgtctcggtacacgtgtcgttgctgctccttctcaggatgcggcttcccgcttggctgccttatcttgccttggcgagatccctgttcgggtctccaagaacgttcagatgaattccagtgttggcactattctcctcccaccccatgttgcaaccggtgttcggaatctgcaggattgccacgatgatattcggcatatccttgttgcccaaggccattctgtcctccaggttgactcgtttactcgtccccctcgtggtcgtcgccgtcaaccccttcgctttgtgaagatcacctttgatggtaggacccttccatcctctgtcattcttgctggtgctaggtgctctgtccaggagtatattccttctcgactttgtaataagtgctggaggtttgggcatggtgccctccgctgctctgggcctgtctctctctgtcctttgtgtgggagtgaaggtcactctaagtcggagtgcacttctccccaagctcgctgcctcaactgcagtgaggcccatcctacgttctcccgtgcctgtgtccattacaagcttgaggcggccgtccttaacctgaagcaccgggagcgtttgtcttttcctgaggcgaggcgccaggttcgccggctcccgccttatactaacatctcttatgctcgcgtgttgcgctcttcctctcctcgtccttccccccttcctcagactctcaaccgtttccgggccttggaccctgatacgcccactgccccctcctctgttcctttgagttctttcccgaggggtccccctcctggtcctctgtctggggttccccttctttcaacccggtctgtcatgtctcctgtgtcttcttcctcgtccccctccgatcctccttcccatcctcttccacgtccccctccgatcctccttcccatcctcttccaccatctatcggctctccccgccgcctgtcggtgcaggcggatgtccatcgctctcctaacggccgtcgtgtgtgctctcgttcggcttctcctgttgagacactggaatccgttgcccggtacgtag